One part of the Sulfolobus tengchongensis genome encodes these proteins:
- a CDS encoding SDR family NAD(P)-dependent oxidoreductase — MNSKLNGRVAIVTGSARGIGKEIAKILSKEGAKVVLFDVLDLVYSTAKEIGEDTLAFKGDITKKTDIENAVQDVIRNFGKIDILVNNAGIYPAKSFLEMSEEEWDKVININLKGTFLFTKAVVPHMIERKYGRIINIASIAGTIVGFPNLSHYCASKAGILGFTRGIALELARYNITVNAIAPGPIDVLDSKETEQEVTKAIPVGRIGKPIDVANAVLFLSLEESSFITGQLIVVDGGYTVL; from the coding sequence ATGAATAGCAAATTAAATGGTAGAGTTGCGATAGTTACGGGTTCAGCTAGGGGAATAGGAAAAGAAATTGCAAAAATCTTATCAAAGGAAGGAGCAAAGGTCGTATTGTTTGATGTATTAGACCTTGTGTATTCAACCGCAAAAGAAATTGGTGAAGATACATTGGCATTTAAAGGAGACATCACTAAGAAGACTGATATCGAAAATGCTGTGCAGGACGTTATAAGGAATTTTGGTAAAATCGATATCCTGGTTAATAATGCTGGAATTTATCCAGCTAAATCTTTCTTGGAAATGTCAGAAGAAGAGTGGGATAAGGTTATAAACATTAATCTAAAAGGAACCTTCCTATTCACTAAAGCTGTAGTACCTCATATGATAGAGCGAAAGTATGGTAGAATAATAAACATTGCAAGTATCGCAGGAACGATAGTGGGATTTCCAAATCTTTCTCATTATTGTGCCAGTAAAGCGGGAATTTTAGGTTTCACTAGGGGAATAGCCCTTGAACTAGCCAGATATAATATTACTGTAAATGCCATAGCGCCCGGACCTATTGACGTTCTTGATAGTAAAGAAACAGAACAAGAAGTCACTAAGGCTATTCCGGTAGGAAGAATCGGAAAACCGATAGATGTAGCAAATGCTGTATTGTTTCTATCACTAGAGGAGTCTAGTTTCATAACTGGGCAATTAATAGTAGTAGACGGTGGATATACAGTGCTATAA
- a CDS encoding cyclase family protein — MLEDLFNEMMKGNLLLIDMTYDMFNGMQTYIGDPPFKREYFRKGNKYGEVTLSTVYMGLHSGTHIDLPLHFVPNGDSVEKFDILKFVGFGTVLDLSFKKLGEPITANDLRKFDDKIRENMVIMLYTGFSSTRGKEDFLYNWPYLDSSGADYLTSKKIRAVGIESMSIAGWAGKEYPAKTTWDEVVYVHYKLLNNGIIIMESVNNMKRVLEECKNSNALFFYLPLKIVGAEGGPTRLFAICERR; from the coding sequence ATGTTAGAGGATCTTTTTAATGAAATGATGAAAGGTAACTTACTATTGATTGATATGACATATGATATGTTTAATGGAATGCAGACGTACATTGGAGACCCACCATTTAAGCGCGAATATTTTAGAAAAGGCAATAAATATGGTGAAGTTACCTTATCAACAGTTTACATGGGACTTCACTCTGGTACTCATATAGATCTTCCTTTGCATTTCGTACCAAATGGAGATAGTGTAGAGAAATTCGATATACTAAAGTTTGTTGGATTTGGAACTGTACTTGATTTGAGTTTTAAAAAGTTAGGAGAGCCAATAACTGCTAATGATCTAAGAAAGTTCGATGATAAGATAAGAGAAAACATGGTAATAATGCTGTATACTGGATTTTCGTCAACTAGGGGTAAAGAGGATTTCCTATATAATTGGCCTTATCTAGATTCCAGTGGTGCAGATTATCTGACCTCTAAAAAGATAAGAGCAGTTGGAATAGAAAGTATGAGTATTGCTGGATGGGCTGGAAAAGAATATCCAGCCAAGACAACATGGGATGAAGTGGTATATGTGCATTACAAATTACTTAATAATGGTATAATAATAATGGAGAGCGTAAATAACATGAAGAGAGTTTTGGAGGAGTGTAAAAACTCTAACGCGTTGTTCTTCTATTTGCCTTTGAAAATTGTCGGAGCTGAAGGAGGACCTACGAGATTATTCGCTATTTGCGAGAGAAGATAA
- a CDS encoding dihydrodipicolinate synthase family protein, whose translation MNFKLEGVVVPLITPFLEDYSIDKESLKWLVSYLIENKVNGLFVNSSVGEFASLSIDEMRLTTKIVMDSKKDSVPVFSGISTNFTEESVKLGKEFKDLGVDAIVILPPYFFKVSEKELIHHFSLIAEKVDIPIIIYNIPLYTGMNISISTYKTLISQYSNIIGTKVTFDSLIYFKRLIKELREVRKDFAILTGFDEYLLPLLSMGGNGGVMGLANVVPKFHTRVYDSWKKGDMERANKYWLDLLNLTEIYDYCNSYTASVKVLFKILNMPIKNVVRPPLTICEQKSEELARKRITSLLSSLANSE comes from the coding sequence ATGAACTTTAAATTAGAAGGAGTAGTAGTACCTCTTATCACTCCATTTTTAGAGGACTATTCAATAGACAAAGAAAGTCTTAAATGGTTAGTGTCATATTTGATCGAAAATAAGGTTAATGGTCTATTTGTAAACTCCAGTGTTGGCGAATTCGCTAGCCTAAGTATAGATGAGATGAGGTTAACCACTAAAATTGTTATGGATTCTAAAAAGGACAGCGTACCAGTTTTTTCCGGAATTTCAACTAACTTTACTGAAGAATCCGTAAAATTAGGTAAGGAGTTCAAAGATTTAGGTGTGGACGCTATAGTTATATTACCTCCTTATTTCTTCAAAGTTAGCGAGAAGGAATTAATTCATCACTTCTCTTTAATAGCTGAGAAAGTGGACATACCCATTATAATTTACAATATACCCCTCTATACCGGAATGAATATATCAATTTCCACTTATAAAACATTAATTTCCCAATATTCGAACATAATAGGAACTAAAGTAACTTTTGACAGTCTGATTTACTTTAAGAGACTAATTAAAGAACTAAGAGAAGTGAGAAAAGACTTTGCAATACTCACTGGATTTGATGAGTATTTATTGCCCCTCTTATCTATGGGAGGCAATGGCGGTGTAATGGGACTTGCAAATGTTGTTCCTAAATTTCACACAAGAGTATATGATAGTTGGAAAAAAGGTGATATGGAGAGAGCTAATAAATATTGGCTTGATCTCTTAAATCTAACCGAAATTTACGATTATTGTAACTCATATACAGCGTCAGTTAAGGTATTATTTAAGATATTAAATATGCCAATAAAAAATGTTGTAAGGCCCCCATTAACCATATGTGAACAGAAAAGTGAGGAATTAGCACGGAAGAGAATTACATCTCTTTTATCTTCTCTCGCAAATAGCGAATAA
- a CDS encoding ZIP family metal transporter — protein sequence MNYFPIILGLIAGCTVAIGSIAVSRGKFSKNALGYLGAFTGGILSYLALDTGSEAEEIVTDFLSSKQFADFTIALIITSIGLIGTWVLLSLLEKNPNGQALPIMIASALGVHNVGEGFAIAAALLSGSLASAWAFTIGFAIHNATEGIAISSPSVVSKRMIALKTLILLSLLAGLPTTLGASIYYLGITNQIFLAFLNVVASASLVFVMIRINITAASLLGGFKAKFWTWLFIGIATTYGLEILLDILGGATF from the coding sequence ATGAACTATTTCCCAATCATCTTAGGTTTAATTGCAGGATGTACAGTAGCAATTGGTTCCATTGCAGTAAGTAGAGGTAAGTTCAGCAAAAACGCCTTGGGCTATTTAGGAGCCTTCACGGGAGGTATACTTTCGTATTTGGCATTAGATACTGGATCAGAGGCTGAGGAAATAGTTACAGACTTTTTATCGTCAAAACAATTTGCAGATTTCACTATTGCGCTTATTATCACATCCATAGGGTTAATAGGAACGTGGGTGCTTTTAAGTCTCTTAGAAAAGAACCCAAATGGTCAAGCATTGCCAATAATGATAGCAAGCGCTTTAGGAGTTCATAATGTAGGTGAAGGATTTGCGATAGCTGCAGCTCTACTATCTGGATCGTTGGCCTCTGCTTGGGCTTTTACTATAGGCTTTGCCATTCATAACGCCACTGAGGGTATTGCTATCTCGTCACCAAGTGTTGTATCTAAACGCATGATAGCATTAAAGACCCTTATCTTACTATCATTACTTGCCGGTTTGCCTACTACGTTAGGAGCATCAATATATTATTTAGGAATTACGAATCAAATATTCCTAGCTTTTCTTAATGTAGTCGCTTCTGCTTCTCTAGTATTCGTAATGATAAGGATTAATATAACTGCAGCCTCACTATTAGGCGGATTTAAAGCTAAGTTCTGGACATGGTTGTTCATAGGAATAGCAACTACATATGGACTAGAGATCTTATTAGATATATTAGGTGGAGCTACTTTTTAA
- a CDS encoding ABC transporter permease, translating into MVNIASYIFTMLELELRKLKNDRTELYTRAVQPILWLVLYGTVISRIRAIPTGGIPYIDYITPAIIIQSSTFISIFYGLTLVWERESGILKKLITTPLPRYSIVIGRSFASGIRSLFQILIITIVALLLGVRFYNVIFFLIASLIIFFVSSGFASLSVIIASFMKTRERFMGIGQAITMPLFFASSGLYPISIMPKALQYIALGNPLTYIIDISRRLMITGNMDSVIVDLIAIVIFNFTMYLLASIRFKKIIE; encoded by the coding sequence GTGGTTAACATTGCAAGTTATATATTTACCATGCTTGAATTAGAGTTAAGGAAGTTAAAGAACGATAGAACAGAATTGTACACTAGGGCTGTACAGCCAATATTATGGCTAGTACTTTACGGTACTGTAATTAGCAGAATTAGAGCAATACCTACTGGAGGTATACCTTATATAGATTACATAACTCCAGCAATAATTATCCAATCCTCAACTTTTATCTCTATATTTTATGGATTGACATTAGTTTGGGAGAGGGAATCTGGAATCTTGAAAAAATTAATAACTACGCCACTCCCGAGATACTCCATAGTGATAGGAAGATCTTTCGCATCGGGAATAAGGAGTCTATTTCAAATACTCATTATAACGATAGTTGCGTTATTGCTTGGTGTTAGGTTTTATAATGTGATCTTCTTCCTTATAGCTTCGCTCATAATATTTTTTGTATCCAGTGGCTTTGCCTCTCTCTCAGTTATCATAGCATCGTTTATGAAAACAAGAGAAAGATTCATGGGAATAGGTCAAGCAATAACAATGCCATTATTCTTTGCTAGCAGTGGTTTATATCCCATAAGCATAATGCCAAAAGCGCTTCAATATATTGCTTTAGGCAACCCATTAACTTACATAATAGACATTTCTAGAAGATTAATGATAACTGGTAACATGGATAGTGTGATAGTAGATCTCATAGCTATTGTAATATTCAATTTTACAATGTACTTACTAGCATCCATAAGATTCAAGAAGATAATCGAATAA
- a CDS encoding ATP-binding cassette domain-containing protein — MFFNNLSIYVKDLVKIYNGEVKALNGVNLEVEKGTAFALLGPNGAGKTTLIRILTTQIPPTNGSAFVGGYSVTDEPDKVRKVIGYVPQEISVWTDLTAYDNLLIYAKIYGIPSSERKERIEDILDKFGLYEVRNDLVKTYSGGMIRRLEIACALLTMPKILFLDEPTIGLDPVARKVVWEELKVFKEEHEITIFFTTHYMDEADIYSDKIALIDKGKILRVGTSEELKRSIGSTIISFETENNSNNELLYKIKEINSVEDIIIKSNQVSVIVKDTDIVLPSLIDFMRNNNIKFKRLEVREITLDDVFIKYVGNSIEVRGRSTEVRQVRSRIKGG; from the coding sequence GTGTTTTTTAATAATCTTTCGATTTATGTGAAAGATCTAGTAAAAATATATAACGGTGAAGTAAAAGCTCTAAATGGAGTTAACTTAGAGGTCGAGAAGGGTACTGCTTTCGCTCTTCTGGGACCTAATGGAGCAGGAAAGACTACACTAATTAGAATATTGACTACTCAAATTCCCCCTACTAATGGTTCTGCGTTTGTGGGAGGTTATAGTGTTACAGATGAGCCTGATAAAGTTAGAAAGGTTATTGGTTATGTTCCGCAAGAGATAAGTGTCTGGACAGACCTTACTGCGTACGACAATCTTTTAATCTATGCTAAAATATATGGTATACCTTCGTCCGAAAGAAAGGAAAGAATTGAAGATATTCTAGATAAATTTGGTTTATATGAGGTTAGGAATGATCTAGTAAAGACCTATTCTGGAGGGATGATCAGGAGGCTGGAGATAGCATGTGCTCTTCTAACAATGCCTAAAATCTTATTTTTAGATGAACCTACAATAGGATTAGATCCAGTAGCTAGGAAGGTAGTATGGGAAGAACTAAAAGTGTTCAAGGAGGAACATGAGATAACGATATTTTTCACTACTCATTATATGGATGAGGCGGATATCTATTCAGATAAGATAGCTCTTATTGATAAGGGGAAGATACTTAGGGTTGGAACTTCTGAAGAACTTAAAAGGAGCATAGGGAGTACAATAATTTCGTTTGAGACAGAAAATAATAGTAACAATGAGCTACTATATAAAATCAAAGAAATTAATAGCGTCGAAGATATTATCATAAAAAGTAATCAAGTTAGCGTAATAGTTAAGGATACTGATATTGTGCTACCCAGTTTAATAGACTTTATGAGAAATAATAATATAAAATTCAAAAGATTGGAAGTAAGGGAAATAACTCTTGACGACGTTTTCATAAAGTATGTTGGAAATAGTATAGAGGTTAGAGGAAGAAGTACTGAGGTTAGACAAGTCAGAAGCAGAATTAAGGGTGGTTGA
- a CDS encoding DMT family transporter — translation MKEKVILFLGGVAFGTAAIFVKFCTISPPLITFLRFVIAGAILLTFSRKREFKLKYFIIPSLFLSLHMVLFVSSVFLTTISASTILVSTSPLFAMILRKRIDLFVIIALVGIIIMNYNENLGYLLGNVFALMSAVSFSLYTYFLSKLDYDFISTAPLIYLLSSVFMIPILPIYGLGEFNLTSILAIFGLVLIPTLIGHGSVIYTANKLPISLVTSAELIEPVVATLLAIPIFHQIPNIQEIIGGTITLISIYFAFKK, via the coding sequence ATGAAGGAAAAGGTAATCTTATTTTTAGGCGGTGTCGCTTTTGGAACTGCTGCAATATTTGTTAAATTTTGCACGATATCTCCGCCTTTGATCACCTTTTTAAGATTCGTAATAGCTGGGGCAATTCTCCTTACCTTTTCCCGAAAGAGAGAGTTTAAATTGAAATACTTTATCATCCCTTCATTATTCCTTTCACTTCATATGGTTCTTTTTGTAAGTAGTGTTTTCCTAACCACAATATCTGCCTCTACTATTTTAGTCTCTACAAGCCCTTTATTTGCGATGATCTTGAGGAAGAGAATTGACCTATTCGTGATTATAGCATTAGTGGGAATAATAATCATGAATTATAATGAAAATTTAGGATATCTTTTGGGGAATGTTTTTGCATTAATGTCTGCAGTTTCATTTTCTCTTTATACCTATTTCTTATCTAAGTTGGACTATGATTTCATTTCAACTGCGCCTCTCATCTACTTATTATCTTCAGTATTTATGATTCCAATTTTACCTATTTATGGTCTAGGTGAGTTTAATTTAACTTCTATATTGGCAATCTTTGGCCTTGTTCTAATTCCCACTTTGATTGGACATGGTTCAGTTATATATACCGCAAATAAACTACCAATTAGTCTTGTAACTTCTGCAGAGCTTATTGAGCCCGTAGTCGCAACGTTATTAGCAATACCAATTTTTCATCAAATTCCGAATATTCAAGAGATCATAGGGGGAACTATAACGTTAATTTCAATTTACTTTGCATTTAAAAAGTAA
- a CDS encoding ATP-binding protein encodes MQSTLGGKVIFTKRPRYDIEEIFDREEEIKQLIFLLKNNEWTIILGPRMSGKTSLALAVSNSIPNKRVVYVDLVKVKGLKDFVNRLYFSIPKTLTEKVKESLDVIGVRVGPTTLSFKLRSTSVIETIIKSICQDTILILDEAQDLKEGINHLVPVLHRLLNTCPSLSVIFTGSAIGLIKTLLEQKGEQPLAGRKPTEILLKPWSEETAIEYLEEGLQNCKVKYTKEEIREVINELGTLVGWLNIYGVNRCVKKHEDALKYAIEEAIGIAMEEINNIIEDQAWRRKAIKLLAIGSTWSILEDNLKVSTETLSKFLDRLERLYVVQKIGRTYVISDPVYRKASLRA; translated from the coding sequence GTGCAAAGTACTTTGGGGGGCAAAGTAATATTTACAAAAAGACCGAGATATGATATAGAAGAGATTTTCGATAGAGAAGAAGAAATAAAACAATTAATATTCTTGTTGAAAAATAATGAATGGACCATAATCCTTGGTCCTAGAATGAGTGGGAAAACTAGTTTAGCGTTAGCTGTATCCAACAGTATACCGAATAAAAGGGTTGTATATGTAGACTTAGTTAAAGTTAAGGGACTTAAGGACTTCGTAAATAGATTATACTTTTCAATACCCAAAACGTTAACAGAAAAAGTTAAGGAATCACTAGACGTAATAGGAGTTAGAGTAGGACCAACCACCTTATCATTTAAGCTGAGATCCACATCTGTAATTGAGACAATTATAAAGAGCATTTGCCAGGATACAATTTTAATATTGGATGAGGCACAAGATCTAAAAGAAGGTATCAATCATTTAGTTCCGGTTCTACATAGATTGTTAAATACTTGTCCTTCACTTTCAGTGATATTCACTGGATCAGCAATTGGATTAATAAAAACTCTTTTGGAGCAGAAAGGCGAACAACCATTAGCTGGAAGGAAGCCAACAGAGATATTACTAAAACCTTGGAGTGAGGAAACTGCTATTGAATATTTAGAGGAAGGGCTACAAAATTGTAAGGTAAAATATACTAAAGAGGAAATAAGAGAAGTAATAAATGAACTTGGCACATTAGTAGGTTGGTTAAACATTTACGGAGTTAATAGATGTGTTAAGAAACATGAAGACGCTTTAAAATACGCAATAGAAGAAGCAATAGGAATAGCAATGGAGGAAATAAATAATATAATTGAAGATCAAGCATGGAGGAGAAAAGCGATAAAGCTATTAGCGATAGGTTCAACATGGAGTATTCTAGAGGATAATTTAAAGGTGTCCACGGAAACATTATCAAAATTCCTTGACAGACTAGAGAGGTTATATGTTGTGCAAAAAATTGGGAGAACCTACGTGATTTCAGATCCAGTATACAGAAAAGCTTCATTAAGAGCTTAA
- a CDS encoding helix-turn-helix domain-containing protein yields the protein MIKSYSVVLTHDDWTLLTDKYPEEELRVLMKVRTPSFERMEENIIAEAYVNEPTVLTELINNIKSNNRVTKIKIIENIRTKNEIRALILLSAKLRGGISELLMNKGAYYISEYIANGLERWKIVIDDRTFKELILPDLKEITFSLKIVEKENNVLSVKNLLTSKETEIIYKAYKLGYFDWPKKIDLNELSEELGISKAATLQALRRAMSKLIKNYIDSIA from the coding sequence GTGATAAAGAGTTATAGCGTTGTCTTAACGCACGATGACTGGACCTTACTCACTGATAAATATCCTGAAGAGGAATTAAGGGTATTAATGAAAGTACGTACTCCATCATTTGAGAGAATGGAAGAAAATATAATTGCGGAAGCTTACGTTAATGAACCAACAGTACTAACTGAGCTGATAAATAACATTAAGTCTAACAATAGAGTAACTAAAATTAAAATTATAGAAAATATTAGAACTAAAAATGAAATAAGGGCTTTAATCTTACTCTCAGCTAAATTAAGGGGAGGAATAAGTGAACTCTTAATGAATAAAGGAGCTTATTACATTTCTGAATACATTGCAAATGGTTTAGAGAGATGGAAAATAGTAATAGATGATCGAACTTTTAAGGAACTCATACTGCCAGACTTAAAAGAAATCACCTTTAGCTTAAAGATAGTGGAGAAAGAAAATAATGTACTGTCTGTTAAAAATTTACTTACAAGTAAAGAAACTGAAATTATATATAAAGCGTATAAACTAGGTTATTTCGATTGGCCTAAAAAAATAGATTTAAATGAGTTATCAGAGGAGTTGGGGATAAGTAAGGCTGCTACACTACAAGCATTGAGAAGGGCTATGAGTAAATTGATCAAGAACTACATAGATAGTATAGCTTGA
- a CDS encoding ABC transporter ATP-binding protein has translation MSVIEANNLTKRYGDIEVLHGLTFSIEDRSITLVMGPNGAGKSTLLKIISGLINRTSGSLSVLGEDPWNSNKLPRKVAVILDKPYLPPYLTVSDIIKEVSEEFNYSVDDAKRLLEEFNLLHFMKNKVRELSTGTKQKLQIVFALMKNPEVIVADEPTANLDITSRYQVYNIFTLLREKMGLTVLIASHIPAELLGFSTHVLAISNGVLKFFGEVNKILRNDFLEEFYIVVDNVSRALKVLDDKYIEVIGNQIKIRGDLPKIIRKLTSAGVRIFYIRNSIIDKSIKGETGWE, from the coding sequence ATGTCAGTTATTGAAGCTAATAATCTTACAAAGAGATATGGAGACATTGAAGTGCTTCACGGTCTTACATTTTCAATAGAAGATAGAAGTATAACTTTAGTTATGGGTCCTAACGGTGCAGGTAAATCCACGCTCCTTAAAATAATTTCTGGTCTTATAAATAGAACCTCGGGTAGTTTAAGCGTTTTAGGAGAAGATCCTTGGAATAGCAATAAGCTACCAAGAAAAGTAGCAGTAATCTTGGATAAACCGTATCTCCCACCATATTTAACTGTATCTGATATAATTAAAGAAGTTTCTGAGGAGTTCAATTATTCTGTTGACGATGCTAAAAGGTTATTGGAGGAATTTAACTTACTTCACTTCATGAAAAATAAGGTAAGGGAATTATCAACTGGGACCAAGCAAAAGTTACAAATAGTTTTCGCGTTAATGAAAAACCCTGAGGTAATAGTAGCTGATGAACCTACAGCAAACTTGGATATCACTTCGCGATATCAAGTTTATAATATCTTCACGCTCTTAAGGGAAAAGATGGGATTAACTGTACTCATTGCTTCTCATATCCCTGCAGAACTTCTAGGCTTCTCAACTCACGTTCTCGCGATAAGTAACGGAGTACTCAAATTCTTTGGTGAAGTAAATAAAATATTACGAAATGATTTTCTAGAAGAATTTTACATAGTTGTTGATAATGTAAGCAGAGCTCTTAAAGTGTTAGATGATAAATACATAGAAGTTATAGGAAATCAGATAAAAATTAGGGGAGATCTACCAAAAATTATAAGAAAATTAACTTCTGCTGGAGTAAGAATATTCTACATAAGAAATTCTATTATAGATAAAAGTATAAAAGGCGAGACAGGATGGGAATAA
- a CDS encoding ABC transporter ATP-binding protein, whose protein sequence is MLRVVNVTKVIHDNVIINSVSFEIKGNERVGIVGIHNSGKTVLMEILAGKMKPTYGEISLADKRKIAYMPQVPRFIPTIRVKDVMSYITRRYDYLELVGLDGNKKVKDLSLDEKKRLSFALSLPFSPTYLLVDDLSPISSSTRHLIKNFKGGIILAHHNLKDIWDLIDRVIIISRGKIVFDGVKEELEYKIIRFKDEEIWEKEKENSVEKDLNQKGINYEVIRVTPDEVFLYFYAGV, encoded by the coding sequence GTGCTTAGGGTAGTTAATGTAACTAAAGTTATTCATGATAATGTGATAATTAATAGTGTTAGTTTTGAAATAAAGGGGAATGAGAGAGTTGGAATTGTAGGTATTCATAATTCTGGAAAGACCGTCTTAATGGAGATTTTAGCTGGCAAAATGAAGCCAACTTATGGTGAGATATCCTTAGCCGATAAACGAAAAATCGCATATATGCCTCAGGTACCTAGGTTCATACCAACAATTAGGGTAAAGGATGTCATGAGTTATATCACAAGGCGTTACGATTACCTAGAGTTAGTAGGACTAGATGGCAATAAGAAAGTTAAAGACTTATCGTTAGACGAGAAAAAGAGATTGTCCTTTGCGCTTTCTTTACCCTTTTCTCCAACCTATCTCTTAGTTGACGACTTATCTCCTATTTCATCTTCAACTAGGCACTTGATAAAGAATTTTAAAGGGGGTATTATCTTAGCACATCATAACCTTAAGGATATATGGGATTTAATTGATAGGGTCATAATAATCTCAAGGGGTAAAATAGTCTTCGACGGTGTTAAAGAGGAATTAGAATATAAAATAATAAGGTTTAAGGATGAGGAAATTTGGGAGAAAGAGAAAGAAAATAGCGTTGAGAAGGATTTGAATCAGAAAGGTATCAATTACGAAGTTATAAGGGTGACGCCAGATGAAGTTTTCCTATACTTTTACGCAGGAGTTTAA
- a CDS encoding helix-turn-helix domain-containing protein codes for MIKSYTILLSHEDWSLYTERFNEEELYVKVNKRIPSLDGLTENVMGIIYAKDKDLFKQIVKILSRNKMIVDFKLVDEYKNKTGIRAIYTSVESLRGRIAEKLLKNCKIFSMSETIYNGIERWNIIAESEDFTKIIPEIRELTYEFKVIEESSDPLLSVREELTPKELAVLKLAVSKGYFETPKRIGLEELAKELGVSKPAIMQILRKAVAKIAEKTMKEI; via the coding sequence ATGATAAAAAGCTATACTATCCTGCTCTCACATGAGGATTGGAGTCTTTATACTGAGAGGTTTAATGAAGAAGAGTTATATGTAAAAGTAAATAAGAGGATTCCCTCACTTGATGGACTTACTGAAAACGTCATGGGAATAATTTACGCCAAGGATAAGGATCTCTTTAAACAAATAGTTAAGATACTAAGTAGAAATAAGATGATAGTTGACTTTAAACTAGTTGACGAATACAAAAACAAAACGGGTATTAGAGCAATTTATACTTCTGTGGAGAGCCTTAGGGGAAGAATTGCTGAAAAACTTCTGAAAAACTGTAAAATTTTTAGCATGTCAGAGACAATATATAATGGAATTGAAAGATGGAATATAATAGCCGAATCCGAAGATTTCACTAAAATAATACCGGAAATAAGGGAACTTACCTATGAATTTAAAGTCATTGAGGAATCTTCAGACCCTCTTCTGTCTGTTAGGGAGGAATTAACACCAAAAGAACTTGCAGTATTAAAACTAGCCGTAAGTAAGGGATATTTTGAAACTCCAAAAAGAATAGGTTTAGAGGAATTAGCAAAGGAATTAGGAGTCTCAAAACCAGCAATAATGCAGATCCTAAGAAAGGCAGTAGCAAAAATAGCAGAGAAAACTATGAAAGAAATCTAG